The genomic segment GTTTTCCCCTGCAGTTGAAGACAAACTGAAATGCTATCTCAGGAAGAAGTACGGCTCTATATATGAGGGGACGTCAAGGGAAGGTGATTTTATCTATCTCAACCAGGTCTTCACCAAGCTCCATGTGATCAGCGGGGCCTGGGGAGGGGTCACAGACGAACATGAGGTCATGCGTCTGAACATTAGAACACCAGCTGCAGAAGAAACCACAGTTGAAGTcagcaacatttttaaacaactgCCTGATCAAAAGAAACCAATGAGAACAGTGCTGACGCAGGGCATCGCTGGCATAGGGAAGTCCGTTTCCGTCCAGAAGTTTATTCTCGACTGGGCAGAAGGAAAGGAGAACCAAGGCATTAATTTAGTCTTTCCACTTCCTTTTCGACAAATCAATTCTAATATAGGTGAAGACAACTGCAGTCTGATTGAACTGCTTCATCAGTTTTTCCCCGACATGGGACCAATAAAGAGTCTGAGCAACAACTCAAAAGTTCTGTTTATATTCGACGGTCTGGATGAGTGTCGCCTTCCTCTGGATTTTTCCAACAAGGTGCTGACGGATGATACAAAGCCAGCCCCTCTGGACCGACTGATCACAAACCTCATCACAGGTGAGCTCCTCCTTGATGCCCAGGTCTGGATAACCACCCGACCTGGAGCTGCCAAAAAGATCCCTCGACAATACATCCACCAATGGACAGAGGTACGAGGATTCAATGACCTACAGAAggaggagtacttcaggaaaAAACTCTGTGATGTCAACTTGGCTGGAAGAATCATCGCACACATGAAGTCATCAAGGAGCCTACACATCCTttgtcacataccagtctttTGTTGGATCTCTGCCACTGTTTTGGAAAAACTCTTGGGTGAAGAAGAGAGTAGAAAGATACCCAAGACTCTGACTGAGATGAACATACACTTCCTACTCTATCAAATAGGCAGAATGGAAGTCGCAGACAATTCCACAGCTAGATACAACTTTATCTTAAAACTTGGAGAGCTGGCTTTCCGTCAGTTGGAGAGAGGACATTTGGTCTTCTACGAAGAAGATCTGACAGAATGTGGCATTGACTTCACAGAAGCAGCAGTGAACTCAAGTTTATGCACTGAGATCTTTGAGGTGGGCAGGATGAGTCGGAAGTCCGTGTTCAGCTTTGTGCATCTGAGCATCCAGGAATTCCTGGctgctgtgtatgtgtttgtcacATTCATAAACAGCGAACAAAACCCACTGGTCAAACCCAACAGTATTGTCAAACTCCTGACATGGGGAAAACAGCAATCAATGAATGACTTATTCAAGAATGCAGTAGACCAGGCCTTACACAGTGAGAATGGACATTTGGACCTCTTCCTCCGCTTCCTCCTTGGACTCTCGATCGAGTCCAATCAGACTCTTTTGCAAGGCCTACTGACACAGAAaggaaaaaacacacatacccaTGAGAAAATTATTGAATACATCAAGAAGAAGATCAGGAGGAATGAGTCTCCGGAGAGATGCATCAATCTcttccactgtctgaatgaactgaatgaccaCTCTCTAGTGGAGGAGATCCAAATGTACCTGAATTCAGGGAACATATCAGAAGTCAAACTCTCCCCTGCACAGTGGTCATCTCTGGTCTTTGTGTTGCTGACTTCAGAAGAGGAGCTGgatgtgtttgacctgaagaaatactcCAAATCCGAGGAGGGCCTTCTGTGGATGCTGCCAGTGATCAAATCCTCCAGAATTGCTGTGTGAGTTTCTGGACATGTCGATTGGCTATGTATTCATAACTGTAAAACAATCCATGTGTTCCCACAAGTGCTGTGTTTCTACCCAACTTTCTGTCCCATTTTCCCCCCAAAGATGTTGTGTACTCTATATATAACATCAAAACACTACATAACTGGAtgtatggtaaaaaaaaaattactctgtgtactgtacatattgGATTTTTTTCTATGTTAGGCTAGATGGATGTAATATCACAGGGGCATGCTGTGAAGCTCTGGCCCCAGTCCTAAGCTCAACCTGCTCCCATCTGAGAGAGCTGGACCTAAGTAACAATGACCTGCAGGATTCGGGAGTGAAGCTGCTTGCCGCTGGACTGGGGAGTCCACAATGTAAATTGAAGAAACTGAGGTCAGTTTGCATGGCTTGTTTAAGGATTGTGTTTAACACTCTAGCTTGCTAGAAATTGAGACCCGGAGTTATAACTAGTGGTGTATTGCATGATAAAGTACCGTGCAGAAAATGCATTTGACAaacttatttttctttgtttaatcACTTACCCACCAttcacaaataaatgtattctagGTAGCATTGCTTGATGCCATGTAATCAGCGTTTACCCATTCTTGTTTCTACCGCTGACTGCATTCAATCTGGTTGATTGTATGGCAGGAAACCAAATAATTTTACATACATTGAACCTCCCACAGGTCCGGCATTCTTTAAAATATGAATGGTTTTGTTtaggttttttttaatgtgttttttagtCTGAATGGATGTAACATCACAGAGAGATGCTGTAAAGAATTGACTTCTGCTCTCACCACTTCAAACCTGAGAACACTGGACTTGAGCAACAACAAGCTGCAAGATTCAGGAGTGAAGCTTCTCTGTGAAGGACTGGCGAATTCACAATGTAGACTGAAGACACTAAGGTcaggtatttattttaattattttatgttcaCGTTTGGTCTAATACCTAAGCATTATCTTGTTTTAGGAAATGGTGGGCCTGTTTAAATGCAAGACTTTCGCTCACATGAAcaacactttgaatttgatgccaacaaaacgtttcaaaaagctgggacaggggcaacaaaagactggaaaagttgtgtaatgctaaaaaacctggtcgaacatctcacaactaattaggttaattggcaacaggccaGTAACATGATAAGGTATACAAAGAGAATTCCGCAGAGTAAGTAAAGTACAGTTCAactctctgtgaaagactgtgcaggcaaagagtgcaacaatttaagaattaggttaatgtaaaattgcaaagagtttggggatctcatcatctacaggacataatatcattaaaagattcagagaatccagagtaATCTCAGTATCCAAGGCACatggccaaaaaccaatattgaatggtcatgatcttcgggccctcagattctgttgtggaaatcactgcatgggctcaggaacacttcccaaaaacaggtctgtgaacacagtatgtggctgcatccacaaa from the Esox lucius isolate fEsoLuc1 chromosome 23, fEsoLuc1.pri, whole genome shotgun sequence genome contains:
- the LOC105024017 gene encoding NACHT, LRR and PYD domains-containing protein 3-like isoform X1, which produces MAPVPELLLAILEELVEVELKTFKWHLTQDLLEGFPHIPVSQLEKADRLDTMKKIVETYGSGGAVKISQEILKKMSQNQLAESLKNRCDVPETIELEVEDKLKCYLRKKYGSIYEGTSREGDFIYLNQVFTKLHVISGAWGGVTDEHEVMRLNIRTPAAEETTVEVSNIFKQLPDQKKPMRTVLTQGIAGIGKSVSVQKFILDWAEGKENQGINLVFPLPFRQINSNIGEDNCSLIELLHQFFPDMGPIKSLSNNSKVLFIFDGLDECRLPLDFSNKVLTDDTKPAPLDRLITNLITGELLLDAQVWITTRPGAAKKIPRQYIHQWTEVRGFNDLQKEEYFRKKLCDVNLAGRIIAHMKSSRSLHILCHIPVFCWISATVLEKLLGEEESRKIPKTLTEMNIHFLLYQIGRMEVADNSTARYNFILKLGELAFRQLERGHLVFYEEDLTECGIDFTEAAVNSSLCTEIFEVGRMSRKSVFSFVHLSIQEFLAAVYVFVTFINSEQNPLVKPNSIVKLLTWGKQQSMNDLFKNAVDQALHSENGHLDLFLRFLLGLSIESNQTLLQGLLTQKGKNTHTHEKIIEYIKKKIRRNESPERCINLFHCLNELNDHSLVEEIQMYLNSGNISEVKLSPAQWSSLVFVLLTSEEELDVFDLKKYSKSEEGLLWMLPVIKSSRIAVLDGCNITGACCEALAPVLSSTCSHLRELDLSNNDLQDSGVKLLAAGLGSPQCKLKKLSLNGCNITERCCKELTSALTTSNLRTLDLSNNKLQDSGVKLLCEGLANSQCRLKTLRLSFCGVTEEGCAALISALRSNPSHLRDLDLSYNHPGESGAKLLSAGLNDLIHKLQTLSVHPRGEGWLFRRLHWMDLTLNPDTANSFLSLSVGNRKVSHGKEWQPYTNHPERFTHWPQVLCRECLTGRCYWEVEWSGKWALIGVTYRMFNITLKRRFGANNKSWSLECCGNRFSIWHSNKRMDLPVSSVSQSNRVGVYLDWPTGTLSFYSVSSETMIHLYTFNCAFAVPVYAGIGVSFQSSMTLCKVDTKDLQATKP
- the LOC105024017 gene encoding NLR family CARD domain-containing protein 3-like isoform X2, coding for MPGVGSIPTGVEDKLKCYLRKKYGSIYEGTSREGDFIYLNQVFTKLHVISGAWGGVTDEHEVMRLNIRTPAAEETTVEVSNIFKQLPDQKKPMRTVLTQGIAGIGKSVSVQKFILDWAEGKENQGINLVFPLPFRQINSNIGEDNCSLIELLHQFFPDMGPIKSLSNNSKVLFIFDGLDECRLPLDFSNKVLTDDTKPAPLDRLITNLITGELLLDAQVWITTRPGAAKKIPRQYIHQWTEVRGFNDLQKEEYFRKKLCDVNLAGRIIAHMKSSRSLHILCHIPVFCWISATVLEKLLGEEESRKIPKTLTEMNIHFLLYQIGRMEVADNSTARYNFILKLGELAFRQLERGHLVFYEEDLTECGIDFTEAAVNSSLCTEIFEVGRMSRKSVFSFVHLSIQEFLAAVYVFVTFINSEQNPLVKPNSIVKLLTWGKQQSMNDLFKNAVDQALHSENGHLDLFLRFLLGLSIESNQTLLQGLLTQKGKNTHTHEKIIEYIKKKIRRNESPERCINLFHCLNELNDHSLVEEIQMYLNSGNISEVKLSPAQWSSLVFVLLTSEEELDVFDLKKYSKSEEGLLWMLPVIKSSRIAVLDGCNITGACCEALAPVLSSTCSHLRELDLSNNDLQDSGVKLLAAGLGSPQCKLKKLSLNGCNITERCCKELTSALTTSNLRTLDLSNNKLQDSGVKLLCEGLANSQCRLKTLRLSFCGVTEEGCAALISALRSNPSHLRDLDLSYNHPGESGAKLLSAGLNDLIHKLQTLSVHPRGEGWLFRRLHWMDLTLNPDTANSFLSLSVGNRKVSHGKEWQPYTNHPERFTHWPQVLCRECLTGRCYWEVEWSGKWALIGVTYRMFNITLKRRFGANNKSWSLECCGNRFSIWHSNKRMDLPVSSVSQSNRVGVYLDWPTGTLSFYSVSSETMIHLYTFNCAFAVPVYAGIGVSFQSSMTLCKVDTKDLQATKP
- the LOC105024017 gene encoding NLR family CARD domain-containing protein 3-like isoform X3 produces the protein MRLNIRTPAAEETTVEVSNIFKQLPDQKKPMRTVLTQGIAGIGKSVSVQKFILDWAEGKENQGINLVFPLPFRQINSNIGEDNCSLIELLHQFFPDMGPIKSLSNNSKVLFIFDGLDECRLPLDFSNKVLTDDTKPAPLDRLITNLITGELLLDAQVWITTRPGAAKKIPRQYIHQWTEVRGFNDLQKEEYFRKKLCDVNLAGRIIAHMKSSRSLHILCHIPVFCWISATVLEKLLGEEESRKIPKTLTEMNIHFLLYQIGRMEVADNSTARYNFILKLGELAFRQLERGHLVFYEEDLTECGIDFTEAAVNSSLCTEIFEVGRMSRKSVFSFVHLSIQEFLAAVYVFVTFINSEQNPLVKPNSIVKLLTWGKQQSMNDLFKNAVDQALHSENGHLDLFLRFLLGLSIESNQTLLQGLLTQKGKNTHTHEKIIEYIKKKIRRNESPERCINLFHCLNELNDHSLVEEIQMYLNSGNISEVKLSPAQWSSLVFVLLTSEEELDVFDLKKYSKSEEGLLWMLPVIKSSRIAVLDGCNITGACCEALAPVLSSTCSHLRELDLSNNDLQDSGVKLLAAGLGSPQCKLKKLSLNGCNITERCCKELTSALTTSNLRTLDLSNNKLQDSGVKLLCEGLANSQCRLKTLRLSFCGVTEEGCAALISALRSNPSHLRDLDLSYNHPGESGAKLLSAGLNDLIHKLQTLSVHPRGEGWLFRRLHWMDLTLNPDTANSFLSLSVGNRKVSHGKEWQPYTNHPERFTHWPQVLCRECLTGRCYWEVEWSGKWALIGVTYRMFNITLKRRFGANNKSWSLECCGNRFSIWHSNKRMDLPVSSVSQSNRVGVYLDWPTGTLSFYSVSSETMIHLYTFNCAFAVPVYAGIGVSFQSSMTLCKVDTKDLQATKP